Proteins co-encoded in one Nonlabens agnitus genomic window:
- a CDS encoding ABC transporter ATP-binding protein has protein sequence MKELLKLNKLFAKYKWQLIFGIIVTIASRYLSLYLPKYVGKIINLLNAYGNGERTDLEQVKDDLLLYIGIILGTTLLAAILTFIMRQLIIVVSRHLEYDLKNIIYQQYQRLSLSFYKQNRTGDLMNRISEDVSKVRMYMGPAIMYGINMITLFAVVIPAMIDTAPTLALYTIVPLPFLSIAIYVVSREIHKRSTLVQQYLSNLNTISQEAFSGISVIKAYNLAPQMNVQFAQVANDSKDKNIDLARVQALFFPLMVLLIGLSNILVIYVGGRQVIAGEIEVGTIPEFLIYVNMLTWPVAVVGWVTNMIQQAEASQKRINQFLDIEPQIQNLVEETTRVEGSIEFDKVNFVYEDTNIHALKDLSFKIHSGGTLAILGKTGSGKSTVLELIGRLYDVTDGVIKIDGKPIKNLNLDDLRQSIGYVPQDAFLFSDTIGNNIAFGNKDASEEEIVAAAKNAVVHKNIKNFTHGYETVLGERGITLSGGQKQRVSIARAIIKEPNILLFDDCLSAVDTETEEQILNNLKKVTRDTTTIIVSHRVSSAKNADLIIVLEDGSIIESGDHESLLEADGYYADLYANQMLEQ, from the coding sequence ATGAAGGAATTACTGAAGCTCAATAAGCTGTTTGCCAAGTATAAATGGCAACTCATTTTTGGAATTATTGTCACGATTGCCTCCAGATATTTGTCTCTTTACTTGCCTAAGTACGTAGGTAAGATCATCAATCTTCTCAACGCCTATGGGAACGGTGAACGTACCGATCTAGAACAGGTCAAGGACGATCTACTCCTTTACATAGGCATCATCTTAGGCACTACCCTACTTGCAGCGATTTTGACGTTTATCATGCGCCAATTGATCATTGTGGTTTCCAGGCATCTAGAATATGATCTCAAGAATATCATTTACCAGCAATACCAGCGATTATCATTAAGCTTCTACAAACAGAATCGTACGGGTGACTTGATGAATCGCATAAGCGAAGATGTTTCTAAAGTACGCATGTACATGGGTCCAGCCATCATGTATGGAATCAACATGATTACTTTATTTGCTGTGGTGATTCCTGCAATGATCGACACGGCACCAACGCTTGCACTCTACACCATCGTACCATTGCCATTTTTGTCTATCGCTATTTATGTGGTAAGCCGCGAGATTCACAAGCGCTCCACACTGGTACAGCAATACTTATCCAATCTCAACACCATATCTCAAGAGGCTTTTAGTGGCATTTCTGTCATTAAGGCCTACAATCTCGCACCTCAAATGAACGTGCAGTTTGCACAAGTGGCTAATGACAGTAAGGACAAGAACATTGACCTTGCACGGGTTCAAGCCTTGTTTTTTCCTTTGATGGTATTACTAATTGGACTTAGCAATATTCTGGTGATTTATGTAGGTGGTCGTCAGGTCATTGCAGGAGAAATTGAAGTAGGAACCATTCCAGAATTCCTGATTTATGTCAACATGCTCACCTGGCCGGTTGCCGTTGTAGGTTGGGTGACCAACATGATCCAGCAAGCTGAGGCTTCCCAAAAACGCATCAATCAATTTCTGGACATTGAACCCCAGATTCAAAACCTGGTAGAAGAAACTACTCGTGTGGAAGGAAGCATAGAGTTTGACAAGGTCAATTTTGTTTATGAAGACACCAACATTCACGCGCTTAAAGACCTTTCCTTTAAGATTCACAGTGGCGGCACACTGGCCATACTAGGTAAAACAGGTAGCGGTAAGTCTACTGTTCTGGAATTGATTGGTCGCCTATACGATGTAACCGATGGCGTGATCAAGATTGACGGAAAACCTATTAAGAATTTGAATCTGGATGATTTGAGACAATCCATAGGATACGTGCCTCAAGATGCCTTTTTATTTTCTGACACTATCGGGAACAATATAGCCTTTGGAAACAAGGATGCCAGTGAGGAAGAAATTGTTGCGGCCGCAAAAAATGCAGTCGTTCACAAGAACATCAAGAACTTCACTCACGGCTACGAAACTGTGCTGGGCGAGCGAGGCATCACCTTAAGCGGTGGACAAAAGCAACGAGTTTCCATTGCAAGGGCCATTATCAAAGAACCCAACATTTTGTTGTTTGACGACTGTTTGAGTGCCGTAGATACAGAGACTGAAGAGCAGATCCTCAATAACCTCAAAAAAGTCACCCGAGACACCACGACCATTATCGTGAGCCACCGTGTGAGCTCTGCCAAGAATGCAGATCTTATCATCGTTTTAGAGGATGGTAGCATCATAGAGAGCGGTGATCATGAGTCGTTACTGGAAGCAGACGGTTATTATGCCGATTTGTATGCCAATCAAATGCTGGAACAGTAA
- a CDS encoding PUR family DNA/RNA-binding protein, whose protein sequence is MSDRDYQEQEEIYSKVVRAGRRTYFFDVRSTKADDYYLTITESKKFTNDDGSFHFKKHKIYLYKEDFAEFGDTLKEVTNYIIDQKGDEVISERHKADFKKDDTASPASDDAAEPNHPASFTNVDFDDI, encoded by the coding sequence ATGAGCGATAGAGATTATCAGGAGCAGGAAGAAATTTATTCAAAAGTAGTTCGTGCAGGAAGACGCACTTATTTCTTTGACGTACGATCTACAAAGGCAGACGACTACTACCTCACAATTACAGAAAGTAAGAAGTTCACCAACGATGATGGCAGCTTTCACTTCAAAAAACACAAGATTTACTTGTACAAGGAAGACTTTGCAGAATTTGGTGATACGCTTAAAGAGGTGACCAACTACATCATTGACCAGAAAGGTGACGAGGTCATTTCAGAGCGTCACAAAGCCGATTTCAAAAAAGATGATACCGCCTCGCCAGCGTCAGATGATGCTGCAGAGCCTAATCACCCAGCAAGCTTTACCAACGTCGATTTTGACGATATTTAA
- a CDS encoding M14 family zinc carboxypeptidase has translation MKNLLLVLAVFFAFAKAITAQTIVDPQMDYYLPTDVTYNPNIPTPEEVIGYVPGKWHVTHDKLVQYMTALASASDRITIENRGKTFEDRPLILLTVSSPSNLQNVEALQQARQDRIDGKSSENGPIVIYQGFSIHGNEASGSNAALLYAYYLAATQGPKIDEMLDNTVVLLDPSFNPDGLQRFAGWVNQHKNENITIDGNDREYDEAWPGGRTNHYWFDMNRDWLPVQLPESRARIATFNKWMPNILTDHHEMGTNSSFFFQPGIPSRTNPLTPQMNQDLTKEIGNYHAAALDKIGSFYYTEESYDDFYYGKGSTFPDVNGSIGILFEQASSRGHAQESVNGVLTFPFTIRNQFTAALSTLAAANGMKDKLLNYQTKFFKDAANETKSGNIIFGDSKDSGKTDAFAEVLLRHEIRLKELNQDVKVDGKEYKKGYAYVIPKSQKKSRLIQALFQKDTEFTDSLFYDISAWTFPLAFDLDYSMNAGNIATGADVTATMDQNSFEVNKASSTKKPLAVSDYAYLMEWNEYETPKVLNQLLRDEIIAKVAMQPFTLNGKTYDYGTIMIPVSRQPFSKNELQERLQEYTSETAVVVDAVSTGLTTGIDLGSNSFVPLQDPKIALVIGDGIDSYDAGEIWHLMDQRYDIAITKIERDRLGRADLSNYNTIIYPNSYGSPDKSTMESLQSWVRSGGTLIGFGNSLRWMSSSKILPVTFKSTENPAKNVTFEQRGDFNGAQVIGGAIFETQLDRSHPVAFGYKDSQLPIFRNSTLFVEADSTSYRNPIKYTNEPLMAGYISKPNLEALRNTRPFVHNNYGRGDVIGFTDNTNFRAFWYGTNKLMMNAVFFAKAM, from the coding sequence ATGAAGAATCTTTTACTAGTGCTGGCTGTTTTTTTCGCTTTCGCGAAAGCGATAACCGCACAAACCATTGTTGATCCACAAATGGATTATTATTTACCCACAGACGTCACCTATAATCCTAACATCCCAACACCTGAAGAAGTGATAGGATACGTTCCTGGGAAATGGCACGTGACCCACGACAAGCTGGTCCAGTACATGACGGCGCTCGCCAGTGCCAGCGACCGCATCACTATTGAGAATAGAGGCAAGACCTTTGAGGACCGACCCTTGATCCTACTCACGGTGAGCTCGCCCAGCAATCTGCAAAATGTAGAGGCATTGCAACAGGCACGCCAAGATCGAATTGATGGGAAATCCAGCGAGAATGGTCCTATTGTGATTTATCAGGGTTTTTCCATTCATGGAAATGAAGCCAGTGGTTCTAATGCTGCATTGCTTTATGCCTACTATCTGGCCGCTACACAAGGGCCCAAAATTGATGAGATGCTGGACAATACCGTGGTGTTACTGGATCCCAGTTTTAATCCTGATGGACTGCAGCGATTTGCAGGTTGGGTGAATCAGCATAAAAATGAAAACATTACTATCGATGGTAACGACCGCGAATATGACGAGGCGTGGCCTGGTGGACGTACCAATCACTATTGGTTTGATATGAATCGCGACTGGTTGCCGGTACAATTGCCAGAATCCAGAGCACGCATCGCTACTTTCAATAAATGGATGCCCAATATCTTGACCGACCATCACGAGATGGGAACCAATTCCAGCTTCTTTTTCCAGCCAGGAATTCCATCCAGAACTAATCCATTGACGCCGCAAATGAACCAAGACCTTACCAAGGAAATAGGAAACTATCATGCCGCGGCACTAGATAAAATAGGATCCTTCTATTATACAGAAGAAAGTTATGACGATTTTTACTATGGTAAAGGTTCTACTTTTCCAGATGTAAATGGTAGTATAGGAATTTTGTTTGAGCAGGCGAGTTCCCGTGGGCACGCACAGGAATCAGTTAATGGGGTTTTGACTTTCCCATTTACCATACGCAATCAATTTACCGCAGCGCTAAGCACGCTGGCTGCCGCCAACGGCATGAAAGACAAACTGTTGAATTATCAAACGAAGTTCTTCAAAGATGCTGCTAATGAAACCAAATCAGGCAATATCATTTTTGGCGATTCTAAAGACTCTGGGAAAACCGATGCGTTTGCAGAGGTTTTACTACGCCACGAGATACGATTAAAAGAACTCAACCAAGATGTCAAAGTAGACGGAAAAGAATACAAGAAAGGTTATGCATATGTCATTCCCAAGTCGCAGAAGAAAAGCAGATTGATCCAAGCCTTGTTTCAAAAAGACACTGAATTTACAGACAGTCTTTTCTATGACATTAGCGCATGGACGTTCCCACTGGCTTTTGATCTGGACTATTCCATGAATGCTGGAAATATCGCTACCGGTGCCGATGTAACCGCCACGATGGACCAAAATTCTTTTGAGGTCAATAAAGCTTCCAGTACCAAAAAGCCTCTTGCGGTTTCAGACTACGCCTACCTGATGGAATGGAATGAATACGAAACACCTAAGGTATTGAACCAACTGTTGAGGGATGAGATCATTGCCAAGGTAGCGATGCAGCCCTTCACGCTCAACGGTAAAACGTATGACTATGGTACGATCATGATACCCGTATCGAGACAGCCTTTTTCCAAAAATGAACTGCAGGAGCGTTTGCAGGAATACACTAGCGAGACTGCAGTGGTTGTGGATGCTGTTTCTACGGGATTAACGACAGGAATCGATCTAGGATCCAATTCATTTGTGCCTTTGCAAGACCCGAAAATTGCGCTAGTGATAGGCGATGGCATTGATTCTTATGACGCTGGTGAGATCTGGCATTTGATGGACCAGCGTTATGATATTGCGATCACTAAGATAGAACGCGATCGTCTAGGCCGTGCCGACTTGAGCAATTACAACACCATCATATATCCCAATTCTTATGGGTCGCCAGACAAGAGCACGATGGAAAGCCTGCAGTCTTGGGTGCGCTCTGGCGGTACCCTTATAGGTTTTGGCAACTCGCTGCGCTGGATGTCCAGTAGCAAAATTTTACCCGTGACGTTTAAGTCCACTGAAAATCCTGCCAAAAACGTGACCTTTGAGCAGCGTGGCGATTTTAACGGTGCGCAGGTCATAGGTGGAGCTATTTTTGAAACCCAACTGGATCGATCGCATCCTGTTGCTTTTGGGTATAAGGACAGCCAGCTGCCTATTTTTAGAAACTCTACCCTATTTGTAGAGGCTGATAGCACTTCCTATCGCAATCCCATCAAATACACCAATGAACCACTCATGGCTGGATATATTTCAAAACCCAACCTAGAAGCTTTGAGAAATACCAGACCCTTTGTCCACAACAACTATGGCCGTGGCGATGTTATTGGCTTTACCGACAATACCAATTTTAGAGCCTTTTGGTACGGCACCAACAAGCTGATGATGAACGCGGTATTCTTTGCAAAGGCTATGTAA
- the typA gene encoding translational GTPase TypA, with amino-acid sequence MKDIRNIAIIAHVDHGKTTLVDKILHHCEIFRENENTGELILDNNDIERERGITILAKNVSVMYKGTKINIIDTPGHADFGGEVERVLNMADGVLLLVDAFEGPMPQTRFVLQKAIDLGLKPCVVVNKVDKENCTPDEVHESVFDLMFELGAEEWQLDFPTVYGSAKNNWMSEDWKNETSNIEPLLDMVIEHVPAPKVEEGTTQMLITSLDFSNYTGRIAIGRVKRGSIKEGQNVTLCKRDGSMTKTKVKEVYVFDGMGKAKAEEVMAGDICAIVGLEGFEIGDSVADFENPEAMETIAIDEPTMSMLFTINDSPFFGKDGKFVTSRHIKDRLTKELEKNLALQVHDTGAADKFMVFGRGVLHLSVLIETMRREGYELQIGQPQVIIKEVDGVKCEPIEELSIDLPENVSGKAVDMVTLRKGEMTSMAPKGDRMLIEFKIPSRGIIGLRNQLITATAGEAIMNHRFIGFEPYKGEISGRINGSMISMEKGTAIPYSMDKLQDRGKFFIHPGEEIYGGQVVGENSRPDDLAINLTKTKKLSNVRSAGNDDKVKIAPPVKFTLEEALEYIQKDEYVEVTPNHLRLRKIYLDENERKRRGKELN; translated from the coding sequence ATGAAAGATATTAGAAACATTGCGATTATTGCTCACGTTGACCACGGTAAAACCACACTGGTTGATAAGATCTTGCACCACTGTGAGATTTTCCGTGAGAATGAAAATACGGGAGAATTAATCCTTGATAACAACGATATTGAAAGAGAACGTGGGATCACGATTCTTGCAAAGAATGTATCTGTAATGTACAAGGGTACTAAAATCAATATCATCGACACACCTGGTCACGCAGATTTTGGTGGTGAGGTAGAACGTGTATTGAACATGGCAGATGGTGTGTTACTGTTGGTAGATGCCTTTGAAGGTCCTATGCCACAAACCCGCTTTGTATTGCAAAAAGCTATCGACCTTGGTTTGAAGCCTTGTGTCGTGGTTAATAAAGTAGATAAGGAAAACTGTACACCAGACGAGGTACACGAGTCTGTTTTTGACTTGATGTTTGAATTGGGTGCAGAAGAATGGCAGCTGGATTTCCCTACCGTTTATGGTAGTGCAAAAAACAACTGGATGTCAGAGGACTGGAAAAATGAAACAAGCAATATCGAGCCATTGCTGGATATGGTGATTGAGCATGTTCCTGCCCCAAAGGTAGAAGAAGGAACCACTCAAATGTTGATTACTTCTCTAGACTTCTCAAACTACACCGGTCGTATAGCGATAGGTAGAGTAAAAAGAGGCTCCATTAAAGAAGGACAAAATGTAACGTTGTGCAAACGTGATGGTTCTATGACCAAAACAAAGGTCAAAGAAGTATACGTTTTTGACGGTATGGGAAAAGCCAAGGCAGAAGAAGTCATGGCAGGTGATATTTGTGCGATCGTAGGTCTGGAAGGTTTTGAAATAGGCGACAGTGTTGCTGACTTTGAAAATCCAGAAGCTATGGAAACCATCGCTATCGATGAGCCTACCATGAGCATGCTGTTCACCATAAACGATTCACCATTCTTTGGTAAGGACGGTAAGTTTGTGACCTCACGTCACATCAAGGATCGTTTGACTAAGGAATTGGAGAAAAACCTTGCGTTGCAGGTACACGATACCGGTGCTGCAGATAAGTTCATGGTATTTGGCCGTGGCGTATTGCACCTTTCTGTATTGATTGAAACCATGCGTCGCGAAGGTTATGAATTACAGATAGGTCAACCACAGGTAATCATCAAGGAAGTAGATGGTGTAAAATGTGAGCCTATTGAAGAGTTGTCTATCGACTTGCCAGAGAATGTAAGCGGTAAGGCCGTTGACATGGTTACTTTGCGTAAAGGTGAAATGACCAGTATGGCACCTAAGGGCGACCGTATGTTGATCGAATTTAAGATCCCATCACGTGGTATCATAGGGTTGAGAAACCAATTGATCACCGCCACTGCTGGTGAGGCCATCATGAACCACCGTTTTATAGGTTTTGAACCTTATAAGGGTGAGATTTCTGGACGTATCAACGGTTCCATGATCTCTATGGAAAAAGGAACAGCGATTCCTTACTCCATGGACAAACTTCAGGATCGTGGTAAATTCTTTATCCATCCAGGAGAAGAGATTTATGGTGGACAAGTAGTAGGTGAGAACTCAAGACCAGATGATCTTGCGATCAACTTGACTAAAACCAAAAAACTTTCCAACGTACGTAGTGCAGGAAACGATGACAAGGTAAAGATTGCGCCACCGGTAAAGTTCACGTTAGAAGAAGCCCTGGAATACATCCAGAAGGATGAATATGTAGAGGTAACTCCTAACCACTTGAGATTGCGTAAAATCTATCTTGACGAGAATGAGCGCAAACGTAGAGGTAAAGAATTGAACTAG